One Rosa chinensis cultivar Old Blush chromosome 5, RchiOBHm-V2, whole genome shotgun sequence genomic region harbors:
- the LOC112166312 gene encoding protein PHOTOPERIOD-INDEPENDENT EARLY FLOWERING 1 isoform X1, translated as MASKGPRPKLDHEPRPKRHKALEVANEPRRPKAHWDHVLEEMIWLSKDFESERKWKLAQAKKVALRASKGMLDQATRGEKKMKEEEQRMKKVALNISKDVKKFWLKIEKLVLYKHQMELDEKKKKALDKQLEFLLGQTERYSTMLAENLADKPVQQCSTQDQLSIEGTAVGENDISKSAELNVEHQSDTADGDDDYNMQSDDGSGDDENTIEEDEALFTKEERREELAALQNEVDVPLEELLKQYARKKVNTESSQEKDEDDVAEMTSSGEDDGISPEKGEDDTEMTSVGKDHSMSSEKGEDGAEVMSVGEDHDMCHKMGEVGAEMTSLSEDHGEQNYLLIASKTDRSSPDVFTGRRCVGSNGVTISETHSSEIKIGEAKNISEASLQSAKGNMPYDFDDEHEDGDFILAAGEEKDDETTILEEEELAKADTNHPMDEIALLQKESEIPLEELLARYKKDLSGDEVADGESEYGSALSEGFTDSPSLEDSELKQHVSINEDVDSGEHQPALDSPTEEHRASEGGSDSENRIEDAAAAARSAQPTGNTFSTTKVRTKFPFLLKFPLREYQHIGLDWLVTMYEKRLNGILADEMGLGKTIMTIALLAHLACEKGIWGPHLIVVPTSVMLNWETEFLKWCPAFKILTYFGSAKERKLKRQGWLKPNSFHVCITTYRLVIQDSKVFKRKKWKYLILDEAHLIKNWKSQRWQTLLNFNSKRRILLTGTPLQNDLMELWSLMHFLMPHIFQSHQEFKDWFSNPISGMVEGQEKVNKEVLDRLHNVLRPFILRRLKRDVEKQLPMKHEHVIYCRLSRRQRNLYEDFIASSETQATLASTNFFGMISIIMQLRKVCNHPDLFEGRPIVSSFDMNGIYMQLSSSICSMLSPGPFSVVDLKGLGFLFTHLDFSMSSWESDEVKALATPSSLIKERVTRIHLEDIGGFKHRKHHKKMHGMNIFEDIQKALMEERLRQAKEHAAAVAWWNSLRSDRKPIYSTSLRDLVTVRHPVVDIAHHKANPVSYMYSSKLADIVLSPVERFQKTIDLVESFVFAIPAARAAPPVCWCSKSESSVFLQPTYKQKCSEVLSPLLSPFRPAIVRRQVYFPDRRLIQFDCGKLQQLAVLLRKLKSEGHRALIFTQMTKMLDVLEAFINLYGYTYMRLDGSTPPEERQTLMQRFNTNPKFFLFILSTRSGGVGINLVGADTVIFYDSDWNPAMDQQAQDRCHRIGQTREVHIYRLISESTIEENILKKANQKRTLDNLVIQSGDYNTEFFKKLDPMELFSGHRALPIKNMQKEKNHNTTEVSLSNVDLEAALKHAEDEADYMALKKVEQEEAVDNQEFTEEAIVRLEDDELVNEDDMKVDEPTDQGALMMMSSNKDSGMMLNGSDPNEERALTGACREDDVDMMADVKQMAAAAAGQEISSFGNQLRPIDHYAIRFLELWDPIIDKTAAESQVRFEEREWELDRIEKYKEEMEAEIDEDEEPLVYETWDAEFATEAYRQQVEALTQHQLMEELEYEAKEKEDEADENLDSLRYGMPSDPKPKHKKKSKKAKFKSLKKRSLASELEPVKGELQVEPMFIDEDYLSNDVFSYSDIESPHSSVQKKRKKAESKPAGEDKISKKKSKKLKKSHLEISTSEFDTSVSSVQHVEASELKPCESVVEFEHKPISRTKMGGKISITAMPVKRVLMIKPEKLKKGNIWSRDCIPSPDFWLSQEDAILCAVVHEYGPYWSLVSETLYGMTAGGFYRGRYRHPIHCCERFRELIQRYVFSAPDNPNYEKVNNIGSGKALLRVTEENIRMLLNVAAEQPNTEYLIQKHFIALLSSVWKMASHKDGRQNLPSSGNGVYFGRNFFSSSNQISRTSVKENTGTMKFTHFGQGARLVAAALNDASSRRGDECVISPNPRKKSSTDAEQLDITLEFQAQKDDSTDPFPSVINLSISDIGPPSENKATEPYLLRDSCNDYCKSTSDANVAENRFRNATRACDEDTMGWASSTFPTYDVRSRSVSKLPSSGKHKLVFSDPVRPSKSKFRKNAVEHGEMRHFLAEHVFPPLPIAAPLNPSPRFDLNLPVNEDIETGDMESTSHSQVVEPSFEESFGVLPHEYVPELLSGLDDCSLLPEYDDIA; from the exons ATGGCTTCCAAAGGTCCAAGGCCGAAGCTCGATCACGAACCCAGGCCCAAGCGCCACAAG GCCCTTGAAGTTGCAAATGAACCTCGACGGCCAAAAGCTCATTGGGACCATGTTTTAGAAGAGATGATCTGGCTATCAAAG GACTTTGAGtcggagagaaaatggaaattgGCTCAGGCAAAGAAGGTTGCTTTACGAGCCAGCAAAGGCATGCTAGATCAGGCTACAaggggagaaaagaaaatgaag GAAGAAGAGCAACGGATGAAAAAAGTTGCACTTAATATTTCAAAGGATGTGAAGAAATTCTGGCTGAAAATAGAAAAACTG gtgctttacAAACATCAGATGGAgcttgatgagaaaaagaaaaaggcgcTTGATAAACAGCTTGAGTTCCTTCTAGGTCAAACTGAGAG GTACTCAACAATGTTGGCAGAAAATCTTGCGGACAAGCCTGTGCAGCAATGTTCCACACAAGATCAACTGAGTATTGAAGGCACAGCTGTGGGCGAAAATGATATTAGCAAATCAGCAGAATTGAATGTCG AACATCAATCAGATACAgcagatggtgatgatgattatAATATGCAATCTGATGACGGATCA GGAGATGATGAAAACACGATTGAGGAAGATGAAGCTCTTTTTACTAAAGAAGAAAGACGGGAAGAATTGGCTGCTTTACAGAATGAAGTGGATGTTCCACTCGAGGAGCTACTCAAACAATATGCTAGAAAGAAAG TTAACACAGAAAGTAGTCAAGaaaaggatgaagatgatgttgCAGAGATGACTTCTTCTGGGGAAGATGATGGTATATCTCCTGAAAAGGGTGAAGATGACACTGAAATGACCTCAGTGGGGAAAGATCATAGTATGAGTTCAGAAAAGGGTGAAGATGGTGCAGAAGTCATGTCTGTGGGGGAAGATCATGATATGTGTCATAAAATGGGTGAAGTTGGCGCAGAAATGACCTCATTGAGTGAAGATCATG GTGAACAAAACTATCTTCTTATAGCCAGTAAGACTGATAGAAGCAGCCCAGATGTTTTTACCGGTCGTCGTTGT GTTGGAAGTAATGGTGTGACTATTTCAGAAACCCATTCATCCGAAATTAAGATTGGTGAAGCCAAAAATATTTCAGAAGCGTCTCTGCAGTCTGCCAAAGGAAATATGCCATATGATTTTGATGATGAACAT GAGGATGGTGACTTCATTCTTGCTGCTGGAGAAGAAAAG GATGATGAGACAACCATATTAGAGGAGGAGGAATTGGCAAAAGCAGATACCAATCATCCCATGGATGAg ATTGCATTACTGCAGAAGGAGAGTGAAATACCGTTAGAGGAATTGCTTGCAAGGTATAAAAAG GATTTGAGCGGTGATGAAGTTGCAGATGGGGAATCTGAATATGGTTCTGCTTTATCAGAGGGATTTACGGATTCTCCATCCCTAGAAGATTCTGAACTGAAGCAACATGTTTCTATCAATGAAGATGTTGACTCTGGTGAACACCAGCCAGCTCTTGATTCTCCAACTGAAGAACATAGGGCTTCAGAAGGAGGAAGTGATAGTGAGAACAGAATCGAGGATGCAGCTGCTGCTGCAAGATCAGCACAGCCAACTGGAAACACCTTCTCCACAACAAAAGTCCGTACAAAGTTCCCCTTTCTTCTGAAGTTCCCTCTTCGTGAGTATCAGCATATTGGTTTGGATTGGCTTGTAACAATGTATGAGAAAAGGCTGAATGGGATTCTAGCCGACGAGATGGGGCTAGGGAAGACAATCATGACAATCGCTTTGCTTGCACACTTAGCCTGTGAAAAGGGCATATGGGGCCCTCATCTTATTGTGGTCCCAACCAGTGTAATGCTCAATTGGGAGACGGAGTTTCTAAAATGGTGCCCTGCTTTCAAAATCCTGACTTATTTTGGAAGTGCAAAAGAGCGCAAATTGAAGAGGCAAGGCTGGCTGAAACCAAACTCATTTCATGTCTGCATAACAACGTATAGACTGGTTATACAAGATTCAAAAGTCTTCAAGCGTAAGAAATGGAAATACTTGATTTTAGATGAAGCCCATCTGATTAAAAATTGGAAGTCGCAGAGATGGCAAACACTTTTGAACTTCAATTCCAAACGACGCATTTTGCTGACCGGTACTCCTCTACAGAATGATCTCATGGAACTTTGGTCTCTAATGCATTTCTTGATGCCCCACATATTTCAGTCTCATCAGGAGTTCAAGGATTGGTTCAGTAATCCAATATCCGGGATGGTTGAGGGgcaagaaaaagtaaataaagaaGTTCTTGATCGTCTACATAATGTCCTCCGCCCATTCATTCTCCGCCGTTTGAAACGAGATGTGGAGAAACAGCTGCCTATGAAGCATGAGCATGTCATATACTGTAGACTTTCCAGGAGGCAACGCAACTTGTATGAAGACTTTATTGCTAGCTCAGAAACACAAGCAACTCTGGCAAGTACCAATTTTTTTGGAAtgataagtataataatgcaaCTTCGTAAAGTGTGCAATCATCCTGACTTATTTGAAGGTCGTCCAATTGTCAGTTCCTTTGATATGAATGGTATTTACATGCAACTGAGTTCTTCAATATGTTCAATGCTTTCGCCTGGACCATTTTCTGTGGTAGACCTTAAGGGATTGGGGTTTTTATTTACTCATCTAGATTTTTCGATGTCTTCTTGGGAGAGTGATGAAGTTAAAGCTCTTGCTACCCCATCAAGTTTAATTAAAGAGCGTGTTACCCGGATTCATCTTGAAGATATTGGTGGATTTAAACATCGTAAACATCACAAGAAGATGCATGGTATGAATATCTTCGAAGACATCCAGAAGGCACTCATGGAGGAGAGACTAAGGCAAGCAAAAGAACATGCTGCAGCCGTTGCGTGGTGGAATTCCTTGAGGTCTGATAGAAAACCTATATACTCAACGAGCCTGAGGGATCTTGTTACAGTTAGACATCCTGTTGTTGATATTGCTCATCACAAGGCTAACCCTGTGTCCTATATGTACTCCTCAAAGCTTGCTGATATAGTTCTTTCACCAGTAGAACGCTTCCAGAAAACAATTGACCTGGTTGAAAGCTTCGTGTTTGCAATTCCAGCTGCACGAGCTGCCCCACCTGTATGCTGGTGCAGTAAATCTGAAAGTTCTGTGTTTCTGCAACCAACTTATAAGCAGAAATGCTCTGAAGTCTTGTCACCACTTCTGTCACCATTTAGACCTGCAATCGTCCGTAGACAAGTATATTTTCCTGATAGGAGACTAATACAGTTTGACTGTGGTAAGTTGCAGCAGCTTGCAGTTTTGCTTAGGAAATTGAAGTCAGAAGGTCACAGAGCTTTGATATTCACTCAGATGACGAAGATGCTTGACGTCTTGGAGGCTTTCATCAATTTATATGGTTACACATACATGCGTTTAGATGGATCCACTCCGCCTGAGGAGAGGCAGACTTTAATGCAGCGGTTTAACACAAACccgaaattttttcttttcatattgTCAACTCGTAGTGGAGGTGTTGGTATTAACCTAGTTGGGGCAGATACAGTTATCTTTTATGATAGTGACTGGAATCCTGCTATGGACCAACAAGCTCAAGATCGTTGCCACCGGATTGGACAGACACGAGAAGTTCATATTTATCGATTGATCAGTGAGAGCACCATTGAAGAAAACATCTTGAAGAAAGCAAATCAGAAGCGTACTCTTGACAATCTAGTTATACAAAGTGGGGACTATAACACTGAATTCTTCAAAAAGCTTGATCCCATGGAGCTGTTTTCTGGTCATAGAGCGCTTCCCATTAAGAACATGCAAAAGGAGAAAAATCACAACACAACTGAAGTTTCTCTATCTAATGTGGACCTGGAAGCTGCACTAAAGCATGCAGAAGATGAAGCAGATTATATGGCATTAAAGAAAGTTGAGCAGGAGGAAGCTGTGGACAACCAAGAATTTACTGAAGAAGCCATTGTGAGATTGGAAGATGATGAATTAGTGAATGAGGATGACATGAAGGTTGATGAACCCACAGATCAGGGGGCTTTGATGATGATGTCTTCAAACAAAGACAGCGGAATGATGTTGAATGGGAGTGATCCTAATGAAGAAAGAGCTCTCACTGGTGCTTGTAGGGAAGATGATGTGGACATGATGGCTGATGTCAAACAGATGGCTGCAGCAGCCGCAGGACAAGAGATCTCATCCTTTGGAAATCAGTTACGTCCGATAGATCATTATGCAATTCGTTTTCTAGAATTGTGGGACCCAATAATAGACAAGACTGCAGCAGAATCTCAAGTTAGATTTGAGGAGAGAGAGTGGGAACTGGACCGCATAGAAAAGTACAAGGAGGAAATGGAAGCTGagattgatgaagatgaagaacctCTTGTATATGAAA CATGGGATGCTGAATTTGCAACTGAGGCATATCGGCAGCAGGTTGAAGCCTTGACTCAACACCAG TTGATGGAGGAACTGGAATATGAAGCCAAGGAGAAGGAAGATGAAGCAGATGAAAATCTTGATTCTCTGAG GTATGGGATGCCAAGTGATCCTAAACCCAAGCATAAGAAGAAATCGAAGAAAGCAAAATTTAAATCTCTGAAGAAACGGTCTCTAGCTTCTGAGCTGGAACCTGTTAAAGGAGAGCTGCAAGTGGAACCTATGTTCATAGATGAAGATTATCTCTCTAATGATGTGTTTTCCTATTCGGATATTGAATCACCTCATTCAAGTGTGCAGAAAAAACGCAAGAAGGCTGAATCTAAACCAGCTGGTGAAGATAAGATTTCAAAGAAGAAGTCTAAGAAACTGAAGAAGTCTCATCTTGAAATCAGTACTTCAGAGTTTGATACTAGTGTCTCCTCAGTGCAGCATGTTGAAGCTTCAGAGTTAAAACCATGCGAGAGTGTGGTTGAATTCGAGCATAAACCAATCAGTAGAACCAAAATGGGAGGGAAAATATCCATCACTGCCATGCCTGTAAAGCGAGTTCTAATGATAAAACCAGAGAAGCTAAAGAAGGGAAACATTTGGTCTAGAGATTGTATTCCATCACCGGATTTTTGGTTATCACAGGAGGATGCAATTTTATGTGCTGTGGTACATGAGTATGGCCCTTATTGGAGTTTGGTGAGTGAGACGCTTTATGGTATGACTGCTGGTGGGTTTTATAGGGGGAGATATCGCCATCCAATTCATTGTTGTGAGAGGTTTAGGGAACTTATCCAAAGATATGTTTTCTCCGCTCCAGACAATCCTAATTATGAAAAGGTCAACAATATAGGATCTGGAAAAGCTCTTTTAAGAGTAACAGAG GAAAATATTCGAATGTTATTAAATGTTGCTGCCGAGCAGCCCAATACAGAATATTTGATTCAGAAACACTTCATTGCCCTGCTATCCTCTGTCTGGAAGATGGCATCTCACAAAGACGGGAGACAAAATCTCCCATCTTCTGGGAATGGTGTATATTTTGGCAGAAATTTTTTCAGTTCTTCCAACCAAATTTCTCGGACTTCAGTGAAGGAAAACACAGGAACCATGAAATTTACCCATTTTGGACAGGGTGCCAGGTTGGTAGCAGCTGCACTTAATGATGCCAGCAGCAGGCGAGGGGATGAGTGTGTCATTTCTCCCAACCCTAGGAAAAAATCGTCAACCGATGCTGAACAGTTGGATATAACTCTGGAGTTTCAGGCACAAAAGGATGACTCCACAGATCCATTTCCATCTGTTATCAATTTATCAATATCTGATATAGGCCCTCCATCAGAAAATAAGGCAACGGAACCGTATCTTCTCAGAGATTCCTGTAATGACTATTGCAAAAGCACCAGTGATGCAAATGTGGCTGAGAACCGTTTCAG GAATGCAACAAGAGCTTGCGATGAAGATACTATGGGGTGGGCTTCATCGACATTCCCGACATATGATGTCAGGTCTCGATCAGTGTCAAAGTTACCTTCCTCAGGAAAGCACAAGCTTGTCTTCTCCGATCCAGTTAGACCTTCAAAATCCAAGTTCAGAAAAAATGCAGTAGAGCATGGTGAGATGCGTCACTTTCTGGCTGAGCATGTATTCCCACCCTTGCCAATAGCTGCACCGCTGAATCCCAGTCCAAGGTTCGACCTAAACCTACCTGTCAATGAGGATATTGAGACTGGTGATATGGAAAGCACTTCCCATTCTCAGGTGGTTGAGCCTTCATTTGAAGAAAGCTTTGGAGTTCTCCCACATGAATATGTTCCTGAATTGCTTTCAGGCCTTGATGACTGTTCATTATTGCCAGAATATGATGACATTGCCTAA